Sequence from the Candidatus Obscuribacterales bacterium genome:
CGGGAGGACGACTTCAGCAGTTCACTCGGGGACGCGGGCGATCGCACCCAGCCACGCTCCACCAGCAATTCAGCAATCTGAACCGCATTCAAAGCCGCCCCTTTGCGAATTTGATCGCCGCAGATCCATAATTCTAACCCATGGGGATGGGAGAGGTCTTGGCGAATCCGCCCCACCAGTACGTCATCCTGACCGCTAGCATCTATGGGCATGGGGAAATAGTTGGCCGACCAGTCTTCCACCAGTTTAACCCCAGGAGCCTTAGCCAGCAGCGATCGCGCTTGATCGACAGGAAAGGGTTCAGCAAATTCCAAGTTGAGCGCTTCCGAGTGGGCCCGCAGCACCGGCACCCGCACACAGGTGGCGGTAATCCGCAACTCAGGCACACCAAAAATTTTCCGCGTTTCGTTCACCATTTTCAGCTCTTCCTGGCAATAGCCATCATCGCTCAATGGCGAATTGTGGGGGAAGAGGTTGAAGGCCAGGGGATAGGGAAATAGCTCCGTAGGCGGCGTTTCTCCATTGAGAATCGCCTGGGCCTGCAGCTTCACTTCCTCCATCGCCCGCGCCCCTGCGCCGCTGGCAGACTGGTAGGTAGCGGCTACAACTCGGCAAAGGGGCTTGGCTTGATGCAGGGGCCAGAGAGCGACCGCCATCAAAATTGTGGTGCAGTTGGGGTTGGCAATCAGCCCTTGGTGCAGCCCTGCTGCCTCGGGATTGACCTCCGGCACCACCAGGGGCACCTGGGGATCCATGCGAAAGGCGCTGGAATTATCAATGACCACAGCCCCCGCTGCGATCGCTTGACTAGCCCAAGCTTTAGAGGTCGAAGCTCCGGCTGACGCTAGGACAATATCAATGCCCTCAAAGGAGCGATCGCCCACAGCTTGCACCAGAACCTCTTCACCTTGAAATGAAAGGTAACTGCCCGCCGACCGAGGCGAAGCCAAGAGCCGTAGCTCAGAAATAGGAAACTGACGCTGATCTAAAAGTGCGATTAGCTCGGTACCCACCGCTCCGGTCGCGCCTAAAATTGCAACTCGATAGGATTGAGGCAAATTGAACTCCTCCGTTCACGTTGTTAACGATGCTGTTTCAGTAAAAAATGTGTCATCTATGTCGGGATAGACCCCAGAAATGTGGAGTGGAGTCGGCACAAGTATGACTCTGTGGCAACGAAGACAGACGCTGCTACCCGCTGCACGAACCTGCTTCTAAATGCTAGGTCTAAATACTGGCGCTGTACTACTGCTTAGGCACTCTTACTCATTTGCCTAGACATTAGAAAGTCTCTATAAAATTTTTCTGTTGAAGCTTAGGGTAGATTCTACTATGAAATCGAATGCCTCTCACTATACCCTAAATTCCAGTCTCTAGGGCCAGGCAACTGTTGCTATCCATCACATCCACTCAGACCTCAGCCTTGTGCCTAAGCGAGAGTCTGGCACCAGCGCAAATCTATCACTCCATCGCATTTTGTGGTGCTCCTAGCCCACTGCCGAACAAGATTCTCGCCTCAGAGCACTTGAGATGGAACAGGAATCAGTTAATATAGCATACTGCGGCCTAGTCGAGTTCGGCTGGGTTGGGTTGGTCTTAGGTGTGATGTCTGAAACGCCCACGTGACCCCTCTATGTCCCTAATGTTCGGTTGAGATCTCCCAAGGCGACCACTCACCCTCACTCACCTTTTCGCTGC
This genomic interval carries:
- a CDS encoding aspartate-semialdehyde dehydrogenase; the protein is MPQSYRVAILGATGAVGTELIALLDQRQFPISELRLLASPRSAGSYLSFQGEEVLVQAVGDRSFEGIDIVLASAGASTSKAWASQAIAAGAVVIDNSSAFRMDPQVPLVVPEVNPEAAGLHQGLIANPNCTTILMAVALWPLHQAKPLCRVVAATYQSASGAGARAMEEVKLQAQAILNGETPPTELFPYPLAFNLFPHNSPLSDDGYCQEELKMVNETRKIFGVPELRITATCVRVPVLRAHSEALNLEFAEPFPVDQARSLLAKAPGVKLVEDWSANYFPMPIDASGQDDVLVGRIRQDLSHPHGLELWICGDQIRKGAALNAVQIAELLVERGWVRSPASPSELLKSSSR